In a genomic window of Flavobacterium sp. KACC 22761:
- a CDS encoding efflux RND transporter periplasmic adaptor subunit: protein MIRIYKNSFLLCAFALFILASCGDKSKKDSKNLKTVPVYKITLKDTIVSSKFVADVHAKNNVEIHVRIPGLLEKVYVSEGQKVKKGQILFKISDIELQIQLLKAEAVFKSAKADLRIATVELEQAQTLFNKKVIADKELELSKAKYEAASAKVAHAVAEKKAINQQISFTTILAPFDGTVDRIPFKEGSLIENGSLLTTISQLDDVYAYFSIPENTYFQMMEDKTLNTQGDIKLVLPNGMVYDQKGELRTADGEINRETGSIQYKAKFHNPQGFIKHGTSGKLIISEPKTNAILIPQKAVFSIQDKQYVFRVNKDGVVKMTNVTIETTLDDVYILNEGLKSDDLIVQEGTQSLRDGDKINMKQM, encoded by the coding sequence ATGATTCGTATTTATAAAAATTCATTCCTTTTATGCGCATTTGCTTTATTCATTTTGGCATCGTGTGGCGACAAATCAAAAAAGGATTCAAAAAACCTAAAAACAGTCCCTGTTTATAAAATTACTTTAAAAGACACCATAGTTTCAAGCAAATTTGTGGCGGATGTACATGCTAAAAACAATGTAGAAATCCACGTCCGAATTCCTGGTTTACTGGAAAAAGTGTACGTTAGCGAAGGACAAAAAGTAAAAAAAGGACAAATCCTTTTCAAAATCAGCGACATTGAACTTCAGATTCAGTTACTTAAGGCCGAAGCCGTTTTTAAAAGTGCAAAAGCCGATTTAAGAATTGCAACAGTAGAATTAGAACAGGCTCAGACCCTTTTCAATAAAAAAGTAATTGCAGACAAAGAATTAGAATTATCTAAAGCGAAATATGAAGCTGCTTCCGCGAAAGTAGCACACGCAGTTGCCGAAAAGAAAGCAATCAACCAACAGATTAGCTTTACCACAATTCTTGCTCCTTTTGATGGAACAGTAGATAGAATTCCGTTCAAAGAAGGTAGTCTTATTGAAAATGGTTCGTTGCTGACCACTATTTCTCAATTAGACGATGTGTATGCGTATTTTTCAATTCCTGAGAATACCTATTTCCAAATGATGGAAGACAAAACCCTAAACACACAGGGCGACATCAAATTGGTTTTACCTAACGGAATGGTTTACGATCAAAAAGGAGAATTAAGAACTGCCGATGGTGAAATCAACAGAGAAACGGGCTCTATTCAATACAAAGCAAAATTTCACAATCCGCAAGGATTTATCAAACATGGAACTTCTGGAAAACTGATTATTTCAGAACCAAAAACCAATGCAATTTTAATTCCGCAGAAAGCTGTTTTCTCTATTCAAGACAAACAATACGTTTTCCGCGTGAACAAAGATGGAGTAGTTAAAATGACGAATGTTACAATCGAAACGACTCTAGATGATGTGTACATCTTAAATGAAGGTCTAAAAAGCGACGACCTGATTGTACAAGAAGGCACGCAATCATTGAGAGACGGCGATAAAATCAACATGAAACAAATGTAG
- a CDS encoding efflux RND transporter permease subunit: protein MIELFIRRKILSLIISVMIVLLGLLALFQLPITQFPDIVPPSVTVTAKYTGANAEVSANAVALPLERAINGVPGMTYMSTVTSNDGLTLIQVFFEVGTDPDLAAVNVQNRVTTILDELPEEVIRAGVTTEKEVNSMLMYLNITSTDKTQDEQFIFNFTDINILQELKRIDGVGRAEIMGQKEYSMRVWLDPEKMLSYNISANEVINSLQKQNISAAPGKVGEGSGQMNNQLQYVIKYGGKFFEPKQYEEIPLRANPDGTILRLKDISKIEFGAMSYGMVSKTDGKPSASIMLKQRPGSNASEVIASVKEKMAELKVSSFPPGMEFNIAYDVSRFLDASIHEVLRTLVEAFILVAFVVFLFLQDWRSTLIPVLAVPVALIGSFTFMSMMGFSINLLTLFALVLSIGIVVDNAIVVVEAVHVKISEEHMSPMDATISAMKEITGAVIAITIVMAAVFIPVAFLSGPVGVFYRQFSLTMAISIVISGINALTLTPALCAIMLKAHDPNKEKKSLLDRFFHRFNHWFDNITSKYIKVLVKFADRNTVTVGLLVLFCILTWGTTRFLASGFIPTEDQGMVYVSVTTPQGATVERTEKALDEVTKIAQGIKGVDNVTTLAGYSIVTEIAGASYGMGMINLKDWSERDISVTEFMAELTEKTKNISDAQIEIFAPPTVPGFGNTSGFELRLLDKSGGSITNTDKVTKEFIKELNASPEIQNSFSSFDATFPQYLIHIDYDLAAKKGISVDNAMSTLQTMLGSFYATNFIRFSQMYKVMVQASPQFRQNPESILDMYLKNEAGEMVPFSTFIKLERVYGPEVLTRYNMYMSAMINGEPAEGYSSGDAIAAVEKIATEKLPSRFELEWSGMTREEILSGNQTIYIFALCILFVYLLLAAQYESLLLPFPVLLSLPVGVFGSYIALVMVGLDNNIYAQVALVMLIGLLAKNAILIVEFAMAQNKLGRDIVESAIEGARLRFRPILMTSFAFISGLIPLCIASGAGAIGNRSIGTAAAGGMLIGTVFGLLIIPGLYILFAKLEKRMSKS from the coding sequence ATGATAGAGTTATTTATCAGGAGGAAAATATTGTCATTAATCATCTCGGTTATGATAGTCCTTCTGGGATTGCTGGCGTTGTTTCAGCTTCCTATTACCCAATTCCCAGATATTGTACCACCGTCTGTAACCGTTACAGCAAAATATACAGGAGCAAACGCAGAAGTTTCGGCCAATGCCGTTGCCCTTCCATTAGAAAGAGCCATAAATGGAGTTCCGGGAATGACCTATATGTCGACCGTAACTTCCAACGATGGTTTGACCTTAATTCAGGTTTTCTTTGAAGTAGGAACCGATCCCGATTTGGCTGCCGTAAACGTACAAAACCGTGTAACGACAATTTTAGATGAACTTCCTGAAGAGGTTATTCGTGCCGGAGTTACAACCGAAAAAGAGGTAAACAGTATGTTGATGTACTTGAACATTACGAGTACCGACAAAACTCAGGATGAGCAATTTATCTTCAACTTTACGGACATTAATATTCTTCAGGAATTGAAACGTATTGATGGTGTCGGACGTGCTGAAATCATGGGACAAAAAGAATATTCGATGCGTGTTTGGCTGGATCCAGAAAAGATGCTTTCGTATAATATTTCGGCAAATGAAGTCATAAATTCACTTCAAAAACAAAACATTTCTGCCGCGCCAGGTAAAGTGGGTGAAGGTTCAGGACAAATGAACAATCAGCTGCAATACGTAATTAAATACGGAGGAAAATTCTTTGAACCAAAACAATACGAAGAAATTCCGCTAAGAGCCAATCCAGACGGAACTATTTTAAGGTTAAAAGACATTTCGAAAATCGAATTTGGCGCGATGAGTTACGGAATGGTTTCTAAAACCGACGGAAAACCTTCGGCATCGATCATGTTGAAACAGCGTCCGGGTTCAAACGCTTCTGAAGTTATTGCCAGTGTAAAAGAAAAAATGGCCGAATTGAAAGTTTCTTCTTTTCCTCCGGGAATGGAATTTAATATTGCGTACGACGTTTCACGTTTCCTTGACGCTTCGATTCATGAAGTTTTGAGAACTTTGGTTGAAGCCTTTATTTTGGTGGCTTTTGTAGTTTTCCTTTTCCTTCAAGATTGGAGATCGACTTTGATTCCTGTATTGGCAGTTCCTGTGGCGCTTATTGGTTCATTCACTTTTATGTCGATGATGGGATTCTCAATCAACTTGCTGACACTTTTCGCTTTGGTACTTTCCATCGGAATTGTGGTCGATAACGCAATTGTCGTTGTCGAGGCCGTTCACGTAAAAATCTCCGAAGAACATATGTCGCCAATGGACGCTACTATTAGCGCGATGAAAGAAATTACAGGTGCCGTTATCGCGATTACGATTGTAATGGCTGCGGTATTTATTCCTGTTGCTTTCTTGAGTGGTCCTGTTGGGGTTTTCTACAGGCAGTTCTCTTTAACAATGGCAATTAGTATTGTAATTTCGGGTATTAACGCCCTTACGCTTACTCCTGCCCTTTGTGCTATTATGCTGAAAGCGCACGATCCGAACAAAGAGAAAAAATCGCTTTTAGATCGTTTCTTCCATAGATTCAATCATTGGTTTGATAATATTACTTCAAAATACATCAAAGTATTAGTAAAATTTGCTGATCGTAATACGGTTACGGTTGGTTTATTAGTGCTGTTTTGTATTCTAACTTGGGGAACAACCCGTTTTTTAGCATCAGGGTTTATCCCGACTGAAGATCAAGGTATGGTTTACGTGAGTGTTACAACTCCACAAGGAGCAACTGTTGAACGTACTGAAAAAGCCTTGGACGAAGTCACTAAAATTGCACAAGGAATTAAAGGTGTTGACAACGTTACGACTCTTGCGGGATACAGTATTGTGACTGAAATCGCTGGAGCTTCGTACGGAATGGGAATGATCAACTTAAAAGACTGGAGCGAACGTGATATTTCGGTAACCGAATTCATGGCAGAACTTACAGAAAAAACCAAAAACATTTCCGACGCACAAATCGAGATTTTTGCACCGCCAACCGTCCCTGGTTTTGGTAACACAAGTGGTTTTGAGCTTCGTTTGCTAGATAAATCTGGAGGAAGTATTACTAACACTGATAAAGTAACCAAAGAATTTATCAAAGAATTAAATGCTTCGCCAGAAATTCAGAACTCATTTTCGAGTTTTGATGCTACTTTCCCACAGTATTTAATTCATATTGATTATGATCTTGCCGCTAAAAAAGGCATTTCGGTTGACAATGCCATGTCGACTTTACAGACTATGTTGGGTTCATTTTATGCCACCAATTTTATCCGTTTCTCTCAAATGTATAAAGTAATGGTTCAAGCAAGTCCGCAATTCCGTCAAAATCCTGAAAGTATTTTGGATATGTATCTGAAGAATGAGGCTGGTGAAATGGTTCCATTTTCAACTTTCATTAAATTAGAAAGAGTTTATGGGCCTGAGGTTTTAACGCGTTATAACATGTATATGTCAGCCATGATTAATGGTGAACCTGCCGAAGGTTACAGCTCTGGAGATGCCATTGCAGCTGTCGAAAAAATTGCAACAGAAAAATTACCAAGCCGTTTTGAATTAGAATGGTCGGGCATGACGCGCGAAGAGATTCTATCAGGAAACCAAACGATCTACATTTTTGCGCTTTGTATACTTTTTGTCTACTTATTATTGGCTGCACAATACGAAAGTTTACTGCTTCCGTTTCCAGTATTATTAAGTCTTCCTGTTGGGGTTTTCGGTTCTTACATCGCGCTTGTAATGGTCGGACTGGACAATAATATTTATGCCCAAGTAGCACTTGTCATGCTAATTGGTCTGCTCGCCAAAAACGCCATTCTGATTGTAGAATTTGCGATGGCACAAAATAAACTCGGACGTGATATTGTCGAATCGGCGATTGAAGGAGCAAGACTTCGTTTCCGTCCAATTTTGATGACTTCATTTGCTTTTATTTCAGGATTGATTCCGTTGTGTATCGCTTCTGGTGCGGGTGCAATTGGTAACCGTTCGATTGGTACAGCTGCTGCGGGCGGAATGTTAATCGGAACTGTGTTTGGTCTTTTAATCATTCCTGGACTTTACATATTATTTGCAAAATTGGAAAAACGAATGAGCAAATCTTAA
- a CDS encoding TolC family protein — MKEILNHYKNADMHFLRTTKSAVVITGILLLTACSAPKVSTKLDAAKLPENFDTQRKEASNETFIPLKTETFFKDPKLEELLKKAIAKNPDYLIMQERILIANSHLKVAKLALLPSLDLVADVSGTHFGKYTMEGVGNYDTNFSQNITDKQKINENVSPNFFLGAKVSWEADIWGKLSNRKKAAQQRFFASQQGMRLLQTRLLSDVADLYFKLIALDKQAAIYDNNLKTQEKALDIVSAQRSVGKATELAVQQFNAQNNNIHAEASELKLSIDQTEKALLTLLGEYGGKVDRSSDFLAGHLEVLNQKISVDSIIHKRPDVSEAYFELLASNADAKSARAAFFPTVNLGGYAGFNSFSFNTFFDAGSFAWQLLGGLTAPVFNKGQIKQEFYVSNRRQEISFLQYQNAVTTAFNELSSLLHRNEAYEDVLKYKLNEIDHLEIAVNVSNDLYLSGYANYLEIINAQKNKLQAELDFVDIQLRNANSQVLLYKALGGGIN, encoded by the coding sequence ATGAAAGAAATATTAAATCACTATAAAAATGCTGATATGCATTTTCTAAGGACAACCAAAAGTGCCGTTGTAATTACGGGAATTTTACTTTTGACAGCTTGTTCTGCACCAAAAGTCAGTACAAAACTAGACGCTGCAAAACTTCCAGAAAATTTTGATACCCAAAGAAAAGAAGCATCAAACGAAACTTTTATTCCATTAAAAACAGAAACCTTTTTTAAAGATCCTAAATTAGAGGAATTACTAAAAAAAGCAATTGCCAAAAATCCTGACTATTTAATCATGCAGGAAAGAATCTTGATTGCCAATTCACATTTAAAAGTGGCGAAACTGGCGCTTCTTCCCTCTTTAGATTTGGTTGCCGATGTTTCGGGAACACATTTCGGAAAATATACGATGGAAGGTGTTGGTAATTACGATACTAACTTCTCTCAAAATATTACAGACAAACAAAAAATCAACGAGAATGTTTCTCCTAACTTTTTTCTGGGAGCAAAAGTTTCTTGGGAAGCTGATATCTGGGGAAAACTGAGCAATCGTAAAAAAGCCGCTCAACAGCGATTTTTTGCTTCTCAACAAGGAATGCGTCTATTACAAACTCGTCTTTTAAGTGATGTAGCAGACTTGTATTTCAAATTAATCGCTTTAGACAAACAAGCCGCGATTTACGACAACAACTTGAAAACGCAGGAAAAAGCATTGGATATTGTTTCAGCACAAAGATCTGTCGGGAAAGCGACAGAATTGGCTGTGCAACAGTTTAATGCGCAAAACAATAATATTCACGCCGAAGCTTCAGAACTAAAATTAAGCATCGATCAAACTGAAAAAGCTTTGTTGACTCTTTTGGGTGAATATGGCGGAAAAGTTGACCGAAGCAGCGATTTTCTAGCAGGACATCTAGAGGTTTTAAACCAAAAAATCAGCGTAGATTCTATTATTCATAAAAGACCCGATGTATCTGAAGCCTATTTCGAATTATTAGCAAGCAATGCCGATGCAAAATCAGCTCGTGCTGCCTTTTTCCCGACTGTAAATCTGGGCGGTTATGCCGGTTTTAATTCGTTTTCGTTCAACACTTTTTTTGATGCAGGTTCTTTCGCTTGGCAATTACTGGGCGGATTAACCGCTCCTGTTTTCAATAAAGGACAAATCAAACAGGAATTTTATGTTTCGAATAGAAGACAAGAAATCTCATTTCTTCAATATCAAAATGCAGTCACAACAGCTTTCAACGAGTTAAGCTCTTTACTGCATAGAAATGAAGCTTATGAAGATGTTTTAAAATATAAATTGAACGAAATTGATCATCTCGAAATTGCCGTAAATGTCTCAAACGATTTGTATTTGAGTGGTTATGCCAATTATCTGGAAATCATCAATGCACAAAAAAATAAATTGCAAGCCGAATTGGATTTTGTTGATATCCAACTTCGAAATGCAAACTCACAAGTATTGCTGTACAAAGCTTTAGGTGGGGGAATAAATTAG
- a CDS encoding Crp/Fnr family transcriptional regulator — protein sequence MDIFKILDIIYKLPEQSKLALQRNVSEIAFPKGHILFKANKIESNIYFIKKGLVRAFVERDNEVTFWFGKEGETVISMKSYVEDQPGYENIELLEDCELYELKTENLRKLFNEDVHIANWGRKFAEKELIKTEERLISKQFKNASERYLELMKDHPELLQRVQLGHIASYLGITQVSLSRIRAELK from the coding sequence ATGGATATTTTCAAAATCCTTGATATTATTTACAAACTTCCCGAGCAGTCAAAATTGGCTTTGCAGCGCAATGTCTCCGAAATTGCTTTCCCGAAAGGACATATTTTATTTAAAGCAAACAAAATAGAATCTAATATTTATTTTATAAAAAAAGGATTGGTAAGAGCTTTTGTAGAAAGAGACAATGAAGTCACATTTTGGTTTGGAAAAGAAGGCGAAACCGTAATTTCAATGAAAAGTTATGTAGAAGATCAACCCGGATATGAAAATATTGAACTTCTGGAAGATTGTGAATTGTACGAACTCAAAACAGAAAATCTTAGAAAACTCTTTAATGAAGATGTTCATATAGCAAACTGGGGTCGGAAATTCGCTGAAAAGGAATTGATCAAAACCGAAGAAAGATTGATTTCGAAGCAATTCAAAAATGCCTCTGAAAGATATTTAGAATTAATGAAAGATCATCCTGAATTATTGCAAAGAGTACAATTAGGACATATTGCTTCATATTTAGGAATTACTCAAGTCAGTTTAAGCAGAATTCGAGCAGAATTAAAATAA
- a CDS encoding DMT family transporter yields the protein MNWIILIIAGLFEVAFASCLGKAKATTGTEMYYWYIGFFISLTISMLLLMKATETLPLGTAYAVWTGIGAVGTVLVGIFIFKEPAAFWRLFFLATLVGSIVGLKAVSH from the coding sequence ATGAACTGGATTATTTTAATCATTGCAGGTCTATTTGAAGTAGCCTTCGCATCATGTCTCGGAAAAGCAAAAGCAACAACTGGAACAGAAATGTACTATTGGTATATTGGCTTCTTCATATCTTTAACGATAAGTATGCTGTTATTAATGAAAGCTACAGAAACGCTTCCTCTAGGAACTGCTTATGCAGTTTGGACAGGAATTGGCGCAGTAGGAACTGTATTGGTTGGAATCTTTATTTTTAAAGAACCAGCGGCTTTCTGGAGATTATTCTTTTTAGCAACTTTGGTTGGTTCTATTGTTGGTTTAAAAGCGGTTTCTCACTAA
- a CDS encoding NAD(P)/FAD-dependent oxidoreductase → MLLQNKKIAIIGAGPVGLTMAILLQQKGIDVSVYERDKDAQTRIWGGTLDLHKGSGQDAMKKAGLLEQYFELAIPMGRTIADEKGNVLYVQKTTPEEAQDNPEINRNDLRTLLLESLKENTVIWNSKVNELEVKDGKWILYFENNETATADFIIGANGGMSAIRKYITDAAVEETGTYMIQGEVLEAEIKCKDFLELCCDNILMSAFDGNLLVANPKNKDLLSYNVIFKTPEEWISGNELNFKEAENISSFLINRFSDWNETYKELFRATSFFVGLPTRKISLEKEWKNNRILPITLIGDAAHLMPPFAGQGANIGLVDAVILAKNLLDGKFESIETAIEDYEKQMFSYAKEAQEQTRINELIMREPDFSFMKFIN, encoded by the coding sequence GCTGGGCCAGTTGGTTTGACAATGGCAATATTATTACAACAGAAAGGAATCGATGTTTCAGTTTACGAAAGAGACAAAGATGCACAAACCAGAATTTGGGGCGGAACTTTAGATTTACATAAAGGTTCGGGACAAGATGCAATGAAAAAAGCAGGATTGTTAGAACAGTATTTTGAACTCGCAATTCCAATGGGAAGAACTATTGCTGATGAAAAAGGAAATGTTTTATATGTTCAAAAAACAACTCCGGAAGAAGCTCAAGATAATCCAGAAATCAACAGAAATGATTTAAGAACTTTATTGTTAGAAAGTTTAAAAGAAAACACAGTTATCTGGAACAGCAAAGTAAATGAACTTGAAGTAAAAGATGGAAAATGGATTTTGTATTTCGAAAATAATGAAACTGCAACCGCAGATTTTATTATTGGTGCAAATGGCGGAATGTCTGCAATTAGAAAATATATTACGGATGCTGCAGTTGAAGAAACTGGAACTTATATGATTCAGGGTGAAGTTTTGGAAGCTGAAATAAAATGCAAAGATTTTCTGGAATTATGCTGTGATAACATTTTGATGTCGGCTTTTGATGGAAATTTATTGGTCGCAAATCCAAAGAATAAAGATTTGTTGAGCTATAATGTCATTTTTAAAACGCCTGAAGAATGGATTTCAGGAAATGAATTAAATTTTAAAGAAGCTGAGAATATAAGTTCATTTCTGATAAATCGCTTTTCAGATTGGAATGAAACATATAAAGAATTGTTTCGTGCCACATCATTTTTTGTTGGATTGCCAACGCGAAAAATTTCATTAGAAAAAGAATGGAAAAACAATCGCATTTTGCCCATAACGCTTATTGGCGACGCGGCGCATTTAATGCCTCCTTTTGCCGGACAAGGTGCAAATATTGGATTAGTTGACGCAGTGATTTTGGCAAAAAATCTTTTAGATGGAAAATTTGAAAGTATTGAAACCGCAATTGAAGATTATGAAAAACAAATGTTTAGTTATGCCAAGGAAGCTCAGGAACAAACAAGAATTAATGAATTGATAATGCGTGAACCTGATTTTTCTTTTATGAAATTTATCAATTAA